AGACGAGGACGAGGTCGAGAAGGCTAGCTCGGGGTCGAAGACACGTATGTTCGCAGCGGGTGTGATGAACAACTTCGTTCTGACAGTCATCGTCTTCGTCCTCCTCGCTCTGAGTATGACCCCAGTCCAGCCCATAGACGGCGTGGGTGTCAAGTCGGTGGTCGAGGACTCGCCCGCCTCGGAGTCGGGGATGGAGCCGGGTGACATAATAAAAACAGTCGACGGGACACAGGTCGAGACTGTCGAGAAGTTCATGTCAGTGATGAGAGAGACATCGCCGGGCGAGACCGTCGAGATAGAGGTATACAGGGATGGCGAGACGGTGACTCTGACTCCGACCCTAAGCGAGAACCCGCGTGACTCCTCGATAGGTTTCTTAGGGGTCTCGGCGTTCGGTATCGCTGACGTCCACTCGTCTCTAGCGTCGTTAAACCCGAGGGACTGGCTCGTGACTGTCTTCCTGCCTTTCGGCATACTCGGGTCGGCTTTCCCCGGCTTCACCGGTGAGATAGCCGGCTTCTACGAACTCACGGGCGTCGCGGCGTCACTCGGAGGTCTCTACTGGCTGATACCCAACCTCCTCTTCTGGACGGCTTGGGTCAACTTCAACCTCGGACTCTTCAACTGCGTCCCCGCGGTTCCGCTCGACGGAGGACATATACTCCGTGAGGGAGCCGAGAAGGTCGTGAGTCCGTTCCTCGGCGAGGACAGAAGGGAGAGTGTTGCGAACGCACTCACGGGCGCGACGGCTATACTCATGTTCGGCAGCCTTCTTCTGATGATGTTCGGACCACGTCTTATGAGGTAGACGTGGGAGTAGTCTGATAGACGACTGTCTTCTCGCCTCTGAAACGTCTCGTCTCGGCGACAGTAAAGCCTCTTTCTTCGAGAGCCTCACGCAGACTTTCGTCCGACTCGTCGACTGCGATACGTACGCCGAGATCTGCCTCCTCGGCTGCAGCCAGAGGCTCGTCGAGGAGGAGTGAGACCGACTCGTTATCGGAGTCGTCGACACCGATCTGGTGTATGACGACGTATTCGTATTCGTATTCGTAGTCAGAGCCGAGTTCGACGTCGTAGCTCACGTATCCTCGTATGCCGTCTTGGGTCTCAGCCACTCTGAGAGTCCTGTCGTGTACCATGTCTCTGACGGAGTCGGCTGAGGGCTTCTCGTCTAGTATCTCCTCCGAGGCTATCTCGGCTATACGTTCGGCGTCTTCCTCAGTGGCGTCCCTTATTCTAATACTCATAGCTTGCGTCTCTCCTGAGATTCGTTCTGTGTGTCGACAGCGACTCGACGTCATAGACCTCCTTTGCGCTCAGGCTCCGGAGACGACCCCTGTACTTCGTCTTCGGGTCGACACCGTATGACTCCAGGAGTCGCTTGAGCTTCGAGTGTAACATGTTGCCGTGTTCGTCCCAGTCGGTAAGCAGAACCGCCGACGAGTAAGACGTCGATATACGTACGGCGGTCTCAGAGAGACTCCTTCCGTTTGCGCTGACACGGACGTACTCGCCGTCGACGCCGAGGTCACGGAGAGCCTCCTCGTCCTTACGTCCCTCTACGACTATGACAGTGTCATCGGACTCAGCACTTATGTCATCGAGAACCGACTCGAACCGTCTCAGACGCTCACGCGGAGTCTCCCAGTCCCAGTCCATGTACATTAGAGATACGGAACAGGGAGTCAAAAGCCTCACGCGTCAAGTCGTGTTCCGCGTTGGCAAGACGAAGAGTTTTTGTCGTTCTGAGACGGATTCTGGGTAATGCCAGCCGTCGTACGTGAAGAGGACTGTATAGGATGCACCAAGTGCGAGAAGGTGTGTCCCGTCGACACTATCGACATGGTAGAGGGAGACGGTGCCGAGAACGGAAACGGAATGGTAGCTTTTGTAAATCTCGACGGCTGTGTAGGATGTGCGGAATGTCTGATAGAGTGTCCTGTCGACTGTATCTACATGGATCACGACGCGGATATAGCAGACGAGGGCGCAGACCACGACTACATAAGTATATAACTGAGTAGAAAAATATGCGTACAGTAGTAAAGTTCGGAGGAACGAGCGTAGGATCGGGCGAACGTATAAAGAGAGCCGCCGAGTCGGTCGCTAAGGAGAGGAGGAAAGGTAACGAGATAGTAGTCGTCGTCTCGGCGATGGGAGACACGACCGACCATCTCATAGACGAGATGGAAGCCATCGGAATAGGAGACTCGGAAGGGGAAGACGCCAACGAGGTCGTGAGCATGGGGGAACGCACCTCTGTGCGCCTCTTCAAGGCAGCTCTTGAAAACCTGGGTATAGACGCGTCTTTCGTCGAGCCCGGGAACTCGAAATGGCCCGTCATAACCGACGAGGACGGTGAGCTAAACGAGGACTCGACCTCGGCGAAGGTCGCAGACCTCGGTGAGACACTCGAAGACGAGGTCGTAGTCGTCTGTGGCTTCTTAGGAGAGACCCCCGACGGAAGCCTCACGACACTCGGAAGAGGAGGTAGCGACACCACGGCGATGATACTCGGACGTTACCTCGACGCCGACGAGGTCGTCATAGTCACAGACGTAGACGGTGTGATGACAGGAGACCCTAGCAGCGTCGAGGGTGCGAGGACTATAGACGAGATCACTGTCAACGAGATGCAGGATCTCTCGCTGAGGGGCGCACAGGTGGTCGCACCGAGTGCTCTGAGGTACAAGAAGGAGGGTATGAAGGTACGTATAGTACACCACAAACACGGCGACCTCAACGCCACGGGAACTGAGATAGTAGGAAGCTCCAACAGCATGCACGACGTAGATCTACGTGACAGTCCGGTAGCCGCCGTAACGGTGGCAGGAAGCACTATTCTGGAGACACCCAACCTCTTGGCGCGTCTCTCGACCGCGCTCGGAGAGGAAGACATTAACATATTCGGTGTCTCGACGGGAAGCGAGTCGATGTCTTTCTTCGTCGATGAGGAGCTCGCGGAGGAAGCCGAGGAGATACTCCACGACGAGGTCACAGACGACGACAGTCTTTCGAGCGTGACACTCCGCGAGGAGATAGCGATGGTAGTCATCACGGGAGGCGAGTTCATAGAGACCCCGGGAGTCATCTACGACGCGATACGTCCCCTCAGGAAGAACGACATAAACATAATAGAGCTTCTTTCGAGCGCGACCTCTATAGTCATATTCGTCGACTGGGACGAGGGCAAGAGGGTACGTGACCTCGTCGAGTCGGTCTTCGAGTAAATACAAAGAGGCAGAGACAGAGAAAAGACTACGAGACAACTACCAAAGTGATACCGAGACAGAGGATAAACGACCGTACTGTCTTCACGTCAGTCGTCTTCGTAGTCCTTCTGGCTCAGGTTCTACTCTACCCGGGTATAGACAGGCTCGTCGAGTCGCTCGGGGCAGAGACTCGTCTCAACGCTAGCATGTGGTTTCTCGTCGCGGAGTTCGGTGCTTTCGTCGTCTTCGCCGCGCCGTGGGGAGCCGCGAGCGACGCCGCGGGAAGACGTGTTCCTTTCATAGCCGCGGGATCACTGGGTGGAGCCGTAGCGTACCTCCTGATAGCCGTGGTTCCCGGCTCCGTCGATCTCTCGTTCGCAGGGATACTCGGGCTGCGTGTCCTCCAAGGTGCTTTCACTATAGGAGCATTCTCGCTCGCGATGACTACTCTGATGGACATAGAGGGAGGACACGGACGTAACATGGGCGCAGTCGGGGTCGCGGTGGGTCTCGGGACGGGTCTCGGAGCACCTCTCGGAGGACAGCTATACGAGGTGGGTACTCTGGTTCCGCTCTACGCCGCGGCGGCTCTCCTGTCGGTCGCGGGCTTAGCCACGTTACTAGTCGACGAGACTGTGGAGTCGGACGGGAGAGACGAGGACATGAGTCAGATAATAACCAGCCTGCGTGAGACACCAGGTCTGGGTGTCGCATACGTCTTCGGCTTCCTCGACAGGATGACCGCGGGCTTCTTCGCTCTCGTGGGAACGCTCTACTTCCGCACGGTCTTCGGTCTGAGTCCCCTCGAAACGGGTCTGACACTCGGACTCTTCTTCTTCCCATTCGCCGTCCTCCAGTACCCCTTCGGGGTCGTCTCCGACCGGATAGGAAGGGTGATACCCGTAGTCGGAGGCTCCCTTCTCTACGGCGTCGCTGTGATAGGCGTGGGTGCCGCCCCCACGGTGACGTCTTCACAGGCGACACTCGTAGTCGTCGGTGTCTTAGGTGCTCTTATGACCCCCGCGACTATGGCACTTGTGACCGATCTCGCCGACGAGGACAGGAGAGGCGTCGCTATGGCGGGGTTCAACATAGCGGGAAGCGTCGGCTTCGTGACAGGAATACTCGTCGGAGGCACTGTTGCCGACTCCTACGGCTACCTCGAAGCCTTCGTGGTGGCTGGAGGACTAGAGGTCGTCGTGGCTCTCGTCGCACTCGTCCCGCTTCTGAGGATAGATACGTAAATACACGTCAAAACCAAACGGTTAAACTCGCGTTCTCGCTATGGGGGATATGGACTACATGGTTGTTCTCGAAGGGGCGTGGATAGTCGAGGACGTAGACGACGTCGACGACGCCCTTTCGGTCGCAGTGAGTGAGGCGGGTAGTCAGCTTAACGACGCGGGGAAGGACTACGTCGAGGTCGAACTCGGCTACCTCAACTGCCCAGCGTGTGGAGAGCCCTTCGACTCGGCTTGTGTCTTCGCGAGCACTGCACTCGTGGGTCTCGTCTTCGAGATCGACATCTACAACGCCGACTCGAAGGATCACGCCCGGAAGATAGCCAAGAAGGAGGTGGGTCAGGCTGTCTCAGGTGTTCCTCTCGAAGTCGTCGACGTAGTCGAGAAAGAGGAAGAGTAACCCAACAGAAATACAAGGAAGACAGTAGAGTGGAGAAAGACAGTGAGAGGTACCGAGGCATATACGCGTCCGACTCTCTTTTTAATCATAGCTACTGTGGTCTTAGCCGGACTGCCCGTCGGAGTATCGGCGTCGCCCGGGTTGGGCGAGGTCTATCCGAACCCCTACGCCGAGGGCGACGCGGGCGAGTACGTGGGGGTAGACACCGACGGAACGAACCTGACGGACTGGAAGGTCACAGACGGCGAGGACACCGTGAGACTCCCCGAGAGGAGTTACGCGGGACGTGTCTACCTCGGTGGCGAGAAGCCTAAGACGGTAGGCGGACTCGGTCTCGAACTCGCCAACTCGGGCGACGAGGTACGTCTTGTGAACCCCGAAGGAGAAGCCGTCGACGAAGTCGTATACGGCGAAGACGACAGCCTCGACCCGAACGAGGGCGAGATACTGGTCAAGGAAGACAGGGATTGGGAGATACGTACTCTCGGAGCCACGGATTTCGAGTACTCCGACTTCGACGCAGACTCAGTCACGGGTTTCGTCGCGCCTGACTCGTCGGCTGAGGCTGTCTCGCGTGCGATAGAGTCGGCGGACGAAAGGCTTCTCGTCAGCGGATACGAGTTCGACAGCGAGTACATCGCTCGCCTACTCACAGAAGCCGAGGAGAAGGGTGTCGAGGTCGAGGTACTAGTCGAGGGTTCGCCAGCGGGCGGCTTCGAAGCCGACGACTCGGAGGTTCTGGGTAGTATGGCGTCGGAAGGAGTAGAGGTCGACGTAGTCGAGGGCGAAAGAAGGAGATACAG
This sequence is a window from Candidatus Afararchaeum irisae. Protein-coding genes within it:
- a CDS encoding site-2 protease family protein, yielding MVSFAAWLLFGFGLYWTAVIMLSSGGFLDRYNIDTMGPLFLLRTERWKDLLDRLARPKRFWRAYGNLGIAVAVGVMVISFVLLAMTGYRNLVSPPEPSQFNQPENVLVIPGVNDFLPLSMAPEIVAGLAIGIIVHEGGHGIMCRVGDIEVSSMGLLTFAVLPVGAFVEPDEDEVEKASSGSKTRMFAAGVMNNFVLTVIVFVLLALSMTPVQPIDGVGVKSVVEDSPASESGMEPGDIIKTVDGTQVETVEKFMSVMRETSPGETVEIEVYRDGETVTLTPTLSENPRDSSIGFLGVSAFGIADVHSSLASLNPRDWLVTVFLPFGILGSAFPGFTGEIAGFYELTGVAASLGGLYWLIPNLLFWTAWVNFNLGLFNCVPAVPLDGGHILREGAEKVVSPFLGEDRRESVANALTGATAILMFGSLLLMMFGPRLMR
- a CDS encoding toprim domain-containing protein, producing the protein MDWDWETPRERLRRFESVLDDISAESDDTVIVVEGRKDEEALRDLGVDGEYVRVSANGRSLSETAVRISTSYSSAVLLTDWDEHGNMLHSKLKRLLESYGVDPKTKYRGRLRSLSAKEVYDVESLSTHRTNLRRDASYEY
- a CDS encoding 4Fe-4S dicluster-binding protein — protein: MPAVVREEDCIGCTKCEKVCPVDTIDMVEGDGAENGNGMVAFVNLDGCVGCAECLIECPVDCIYMDHDADIADEGADHDYISI
- a CDS encoding aspartate kinase codes for the protein MRTVVKFGGTSVGSGERIKRAAESVAKERRKGNEIVVVVSAMGDTTDHLIDEMEAIGIGDSEGEDANEVVSMGERTSVRLFKAALENLGIDASFVEPGNSKWPVITDEDGELNEDSTSAKVADLGETLEDEVVVVCGFLGETPDGSLTTLGRGGSDTTAMILGRYLDADEVVIVTDVDGVMTGDPSSVEGARTIDEITVNEMQDLSLRGAQVVAPSALRYKKEGMKVRIVHHKHGDLNATGTEIVGSSNSMHDVDLRDSPVAAVTVAGSTILETPNLLARLSTALGEEDINIFGVSTGSESMSFFVDEELAEEAEEILHDEVTDDDSLSSVTLREEIAMVVITGGEFIETPGVIYDAIRPLRKNDINIIELLSSATSIVIFVDWDEGKRVRDLVESVFE
- a CDS encoding MFS transporter produces the protein MIPRQRINDRTVFTSVVFVVLLAQVLLYPGIDRLVESLGAETRLNASMWFLVAEFGAFVVFAAPWGAASDAAGRRVPFIAAGSLGGAVAYLLIAVVPGSVDLSFAGILGLRVLQGAFTIGAFSLAMTTLMDIEGGHGRNMGAVGVAVGLGTGLGAPLGGQLYEVGTLVPLYAAAALLSVAGLATLLVDETVESDGRDEDMSQIITSLRETPGLGVAYVFGFLDRMTAGFFALVGTLYFRTVFGLSPLETGLTLGLFFFPFAVLQYPFGVVSDRIGRVIPVVGGSLLYGVAVIGVGAAPTVTSSQATLVVVGVLGALMTPATMALVTDLADEDRRGVAMAGFNIAGSVGFVTGILVGGTVADSYGYLEAFVVAGGLEVVVALVALVPLLRIDT
- a CDS encoding DUF555 domain-containing protein; amino-acid sequence: MDYMVVLEGAWIVEDVDDVDDALSVAVSEAGSQLNDAGKDYVEVELGYLNCPACGEPFDSACVFASTALVGLVFEIDIYNADSKDHARKIAKKEVGQAVSGVPLEVVDVVEKEEE